In Nocardioides sp. InS609-2, a single genomic region encodes these proteins:
- a CDS encoding DinB family protein — MATFEEQDLTDAEFRECDLTRARFVGVVMQDAEIDGLIGNLVVNGVEVTSYVEAELDRRHPVRLLIRSADPADLTQGHRQLQAGWAATAERLRAMPRGSEHERVGGEWSAVETLRHLVFVHDSWFRRCCLGSTQPFTAIGLATDFVPDQEEQGIDRAAAPSLDEVLAVRDAQAAELTGWLATVTPEELSAAAPVPDGPGWPPYARGRTALRCLHTVLGEEWAHHGFCVRDLDLLDG; from the coding sequence ATGGCGACCTTTGAGGAACAGGACCTGACCGACGCGGAGTTCCGCGAGTGCGACCTCACGCGAGCACGCTTCGTCGGGGTGGTGATGCAGGACGCCGAGATCGACGGCCTGATCGGCAACCTGGTGGTCAACGGGGTCGAGGTGACGTCGTACGTCGAGGCCGAGCTGGACAGGCGGCATCCGGTGCGGCTGCTGATCCGTTCGGCCGACCCGGCCGACCTGACGCAGGGCCATCGGCAGCTGCAGGCCGGCTGGGCGGCGACGGCCGAGCGCCTCCGCGCGATGCCCCGGGGATCGGAGCACGAGCGGGTCGGCGGTGAGTGGTCGGCGGTCGAGACCCTGCGCCACCTGGTCTTCGTGCACGACTCGTGGTTTCGGCGCTGCTGCCTCGGTTCGACCCAGCCGTTCACGGCTATCGGTTTGGCGACGGACTTCGTGCCCGACCAGGAGGAGCAGGGCATCGACCGAGCGGCCGCACCCAGCCTCGACGAGGTGCTGGCCGTGCGCGACGCGCAGGCGGCCGAGCTGACGGGGTGGCTGGCGACTGTGACCCCCGAGGAGCTCTCGGCGGCCGCGCCGGTGCCCGATGGGCCGGGCTGGCCGCCGTACGCCCGCGGGCGTACGGCGCTCAGGTGCCTGCACACCGTCCTGGGGGAGGAGTGGGCCCATCACGGCTTCTGCGTGCGCGACCTCGATCTGCTCGACGG